In Pseudarthrobacter sp. ATCC 49987, the sequence GCATAGCGCGCGTAGCCTGGAAATTTCTGTACTATATAAATAATTCTGTCATGACAGATTGATAGATTGACGTACATCTATCAATCTGTCAGTCTGTATTCAAACGAAGGAGCAATATGAAAGTGACTGCCATAGGCAACCGAAAGGGCGGGGTGGGCAAGACGTCAGTGACCCTCGGACTTGCCACCGGGCTCCGGCTGATCGGCAAGAAAGTTCTAGTCATCGATCTGGATCCCCAGGCCAACGTCACAGACGCGCTTGAGGGGGCTGGAGAGTTTGACATTTTTGACGTCCTCTACGGCGGGGAGGCCGGTACTCTCGGGCAAGCTATCACCAAGACCTCGTGGGCTGGCATTGACCTGATCCCGAGTTCCGAGTCGCTGGCGCGGCTGGAGTCCGAAAGCATAATGACTCCAGAGATGCGGCTCAAGGCTGCCGCTTGGGGTGCAGAGGAACTAGAAGAGTACGACCACGTCCTCATTGATTTGCCGCCGGCTCTCGGGAGGCTAACCCTGAATGGACTGATCTGGGCTGACCGAGTCTTGGTTGTGACCGAGCCGGCCGCATTCTCCGTCAAGGGAGTTACTGAATTCCTGGAAACAGTCAAGAAGGTGCAGTCGCTGCCTCACCTGAACCCTGCCCTGGAATTCATCGGCATCATCATCAACAAAACCAGCTCACCACTGACCGGCGAGCACGCGTTCCAGATCGGCGAACTGGAAGCGGAGTATGGCAGCGACGTGATGGATCCGCACCTGCCCCTTAGGACGGCGATGCAGGATTCCATCAGCAGTAGGGCGCCGCTGACAAAAATCAACAGCAGGGGAGCGGCCATCATGACAGAGAAGTTTGTCGCCCACGCACGGTACTTGGATGGGGAGAAGTAGATGGCCGTCGATAGAAAGTCATCC encodes:
- a CDS encoding ParA family protein, which codes for MKVTAIGNRKGGVGKTSVTLGLATGLRLIGKKVLVIDLDPQANVTDALEGAGEFDIFDVLYGGEAGTLGQAITKTSWAGIDLIPSSESLARLESESIMTPEMRLKAAAWGAEELEEYDHVLIDLPPALGRLTLNGLIWADRVLVVTEPAAFSVKGVTEFLETVKKVQSLPHLNPALEFIGIIINKTSSPLTGEHAFQIGELEAEYGSDVMDPHLPLRTAMQDSISSRAPLTKINSRGAAIMTEKFVAHARYLDGEK